From one Lycium ferocissimum isolate CSIRO_LF1 chromosome 7, AGI_CSIRO_Lferr_CH_V1, whole genome shotgun sequence genomic stretch:
- the LOC132064624 gene encoding WD-40 repeat-containing protein MSI1: MGKDEDEMRGEIEERLINEEYKIWKKNTPFLYDLVITHALEWPSLTVEWLPDREEPPGKDYSVQKMILGTHTSENEPNYLMLAQVQLPLEDAENDARHYDDDRSEFGGFGCANGKVQIIQQINHDGEVNRARYMPQNPFIIATKTVSAEVYVFDYSKHPSKPPLDGACNPDLRLRGHSTEGYGLSWSQFKQGHLLSGSDDAQICLWDINATPKNKALDAMQIFKVHEGVVEDVAWHLRHEYLFGSVGDDQYLHVWDLRTPSVTKPIQSVVAHQSEVNCLAFNPFNEWVVATGSTDKTVKLFDLRKIHSALHTLDCHKEEVFQVGWNPKNETILASCCLGRRLMVWDLSRIEEEQTPEDAEDGPPELLFIHGGHTSKISDFSWNPCEDWVVASVAEDNILQIWQMAENIYHDEDDLPPPPPGDDASKGQ, encoded by the exons ATGGGTAAAGACGAGGATGAGATGAgaggtgaaattgaagaaaggCTTATAAACGAAGAGTACaagatttggaagaaaaatacACCTTTTCTTTACGATCTGGTTATTACCCACGCTCTTGAATGGCCTTCACTCACTGTAGAATGGTTGCCTGACCGTGAAGAGCCACCTGGAAAGGATTATTCGGTTCAGAAAATGATTTTAGGGACTCATACGTCGGAAAATGAGCCTAATTATCTTATGCTTGCTCAGGTTCAGTTACCTCTTGAAGATGCTGAGAATGATGCTCGACATTATGATGATGATCGGTCTGAATTTGGCGGATTTGGTTGTGCTAATGGAAAG GTACAAATAATCCAGCAGATAAATCATGATGGAGAGGTCAATCGGGCTCGATATATGCCCCAAAACCCATTTATCATTGCTACTAAGACAGTTAGTGCTGAAGTTTATGTTTTTGACTACAGTAAACATCCATCTAAGCCTCCTCTAGATGGTGCATGTAATCCAGATTTGAGGTTAAGAGGCCACAGCACAGAGGGCTACGGTTTGTCGTGGAGTCAGTTTAAGCAGGGTCATTTATTGAGTGGTTCAGATGACGCTCAGATATGTTTATGGGACATTAATGCCACTCCCAAAAATAAGGCCCTAGATGCTATGCAGATATTTAAG GTTCATGAAGGTGTTGTAGAGGATGTAGCATGGCATTTGAGGCATGAGTATTTATTTGGCTCTGTTGGGGATGATCAGTATCTGCACGTATGGGATCTGCGAACTCCATCAGTCACCAAGCCTATACAATCTGTAGTCGCACATCAGAGCGAG GTTAACTGCTTAGCTTTCAACCCCTTTAACGAATGGGTTGTAGCAACAGGGTCTACAGATAAGACAGTTAAATTATTTGATCTACGCAAGATTCATAGTGCACTGCATACTTTGGACTGTCACAA GGAGGAAGTTTTCCAGGTTGGGTGGAATCCGAAGAATGAGACCATCTTAGCTTCTTGTTGCCTCGGTAGGAGACTCATGGTTTGGGATCTCAGCAG GATCGAAGAAGAACAAACTCCAGAAGATGCAGAAGATGGACCGCCAGAGTTGCTCTTTATTCATGGTGGCCATACAAGTAAAATTTCGGACTTCTCGTGGAACCCATGTGAAGATTGGGTCGTCGCTAGTGTTGCCGAGGATAATATACTACAAATCTGGCAGATGGCTGAAAACATCTACCATGATGAAGATGAcctaccaccaccaccacctggAGATGATGCCTCCAAAGGTCAATAG